The nucleotide sequence GTCGAGGTGCGCGGGTACTGGCGCCTCGACTGCACACCGCACGAGGTGCCCGACGAGACCGAGGCGGCGGAGCAGCTCCGGGAGCGGCTGCTGGACGCCGTGCGGGTCCGGATGGTCAGCGAACGCCCACTTGGCGCCTTCCTCTCCGGCGGGGTCGACTCCTCGGCGGTGGTGGCCGCGATGGCGCGCTGCTCCACCGAGCCGGTGAAGACCTTCAGCATCGGCTTCGACGAGGCGCGCTACGACGAGCGCGAACACGCCCGGCTGGTCGCCCGGCGGTACGGGACCGACCATCACGAGCTGGTGGTCTCTTCCTCCAGCCTGGACCTCCTGCCGACGCTCACCGACCACTTCGACGAGCCGTTCGCCGACTCGTCCGCGATACCGAGCTTCTACGTGGCCCGGCTGAGCCGCGAGCACGTGACGGTGGTGCTCAACGGCGACGGCGGGGACGAGTGCTTCGGTGGCTATCGGCGGTACGCGCTGATGCGGGCGCTCGCCCGGGTGCCGGACTGGGCGGCGCCACGGGCGCTGCACCGGGTCGGCGGCGGGCTCGTCGCGCAGACCAGGGCCGGCTCCCGGCCCCGTGCCGTGGGTCGGATCCTCCAGCTGCTCGGTCAACCGATGCTGGACCGCTACGCCTCGCTGATCTCCGTCTTCCCACCCGCGCAGCAGTTCGACCTCTACACAGCCGAGCTGCGCGCGCACCTGGCCGGGGTGGACAGCTGGGCGCTGCTCGGCGAGGCGTACGCGGCGTCCCGCGCGGCGGACCCGCTGGGCCGGCTCATCGACGCCGACGTGCACACCTACCTGCCGGGCGCCCTGCTGCCCAAGGTCGACATCAGCACCATGGCCAACTCCCTGGAGGCCCGCTCGCCGTTGCTCGACCATCACCTGATGGAGTGGGCGGCGCACCTCCCGACCCGGTTCAAGCTCCGGGGCGGTACGACGAAATACCTGCTCAAGCGGGCCGTCGCGCCCTGGCTGCCAGCCGAGATCATCGACCGGCCCAAGATGGGCTTCGCCGTGCCCCTGGGCCGCTGGTTCCGGGGCGAGCTGCGCGACCTGGCCTGGAGCCTGCTGACCGACCAGACGGCCCGGTCGCGGGGGCTGTTCCGGCCGGAGGCGGTCACCGCGCTGCTGGTGCGCCACGACCGGGGCGACGACGAGAGTCACCGGATCTGGGCACTGGTCCAGTTCGAACTCTGGCACCGGAACTGGCTGGACCGGGCCGGTGCCCCGTCGACGGCGGTGCCGACGTACCGCGATCTGCTCGCCCGGCAGTCGTGACCGGCCGGACGGAGCCATCGGCGACACGTTCGGCGGCGCCGCGAGCACCGTCACCCGGCCGGAGGTCGACGGTGGGCCAGGCGACCTGGAACGCTGTCGCCCGCGTCCTGGTGCTCGGCCTCAACGCGGCGAGCGGAGTCCTGGTGGCCCGTGCGCTGCTGCCGGAGGGGCGCGGCGTGACGGCGCTGGTGATCGCGACCGCGACCACCACGATCGCGCTCGGCTATCTCTCCGTGGAACAGTCGCACGTCCGGCTCTGGGCCGGCCGCCGGGACGAGATCCTCGCCAACAGCGTCCTGCTCGGACCCACGGTCGGCGTCCTGGCCGCGCTCGGCAGCGCCCTGCTGCTCTGGGCGGGGACCTGGTTCGGCATCACCGTCGCGAGCCCGGAACTGCTGGCCATGGCACTGGCGTCGGTGCCGGCCGGCATAACCGCGCTCTATCTCAACGGCGCCCTGACCCTGGACGCGCAGATCGCCCTGGTCACCCGCTCCATGCTGTACGTCGCCGTCCTCCAGTTCGGCGCGACGGCGCTGCTCGCGGCGGCGGGCTGGCTCACGCCCGGCTGGGTGGTGGCGATCTGGAGTGCCTCCTCGGCCTCGGCGCTCCTGGTGCTGCTCGCCCGGGAACGCCCGCGGCTGAGGTTCTGGAATCCCGGCCTGGCCCGGCGGGCGATCTCGCTGGGCCTACGCTTCCATCCGGGTTCCGCCGCGCTGAACCTGACCCTGCGCCTGGACGTCTTCATCCTCGGCGCGCTCACCTCGTCGGCTGCCGTCGGTCTCTACGCCCTGGCGGTGACGGTCGGCGGATTCGCCCGCATCCCGGCCGAGGCCGTCCGCGGGGTGTTCCTGTCCCGCCAGGCCGAGGGTGAACTCGGCGACGCCGTCGAGGCGACCACCCGGGCCACCCGGATTTCGACCCTGCTGGCCGCGATCTCCGTCGGCGGGCTCTGCGCGACCGCACCGGTCCTGATCCCGCTCGCGTACGGCGTCGCGTTCGCCGACAGCGTCCGGGCGATGTACGCGCTCGGACCGGGGCTCTTTCTCATGCACGCCGGCCGGCAGATCGGCGCCTACCTGATCCGGTGTGACCGGCCCCTCGTCGTCTCGGCGTTTCCCACGGCGGCGCTCGGGGTGAACATCGTGCTCAACCTGGTGTTGATTCCGCGCTGGGGCATCGTCGGCTGTGCTCTGGCCGCCTCGGTCAGCTATGCCGTCCTGACCCTGGCGCAGGTGGTCCGGTTCTGCCGGATGACCGGTGTGCGGTGGCGGCGCCTGTTGCCGGCGGCGGCCGAGATCGCGATGCTCCGGCAGTTGCTGCCCGGCGCGACCGGACCGGGCCGGATGCTCCGGACCGGCGGCCTGGGCCGGGCGGCCCGGCGGCGGGCGCGGGGGTCAGCCGCCACCGCGCCGCCGGAACACGAACTCGTTGCAGCCCAGGTCTCCGCCACAGGTGCTGAGCTCGACCAGCTCGAAGCCCCGGTCCCGGAAGAACCGGAAGATCTGCTCCGGCCGGGCCACCTCGAACGGGTACCCGCCGACCCAGTCGACCAGGTCGTGGCGTCGGGACATGCCCCGGCGGATCGGTCGGGGCGGGAACTGCCGGGGCATGACCAGCTGGAGGAGCTTCCGGAGCGGAACTCGCCGGTATAGGTAACCGGTGCTGAGGCCGAGCAGCAACAGCCGGCCGAGCCGGCCGGACGAGTTGTAGTGGCGCTTGACCCAGCGCCAGACCCGGCTCGCGGGACCCTGGTCGTTGTAGATCGACACGAAGAGCCGGCCGCCCGGCCGGGTCAGGTCGACGGCCGCAGCCAGCGCCTGCCACATGTTCCCGGTGTGGTGCAGCACCCCCCAGGAGTAGACGACGTCGAACTGGCCCAGGCTGGCGGTGTACGACCGGTCGAGGATGGAACCCTGCTCGACGACCCAGTCGGCACCGGGCGAGTACCGTTGCCGGAGTGCCATGGTGGCCGCGACCGAGTCGGGGTCGAAGTCGAATGAGTGCACGGTGGCGCCGAGGCGCTGCGCTGCCAGGGAGAAGAGCCCGCTGCCGCAGCCGATGTCGAGGAACGACCTGCCGGCGAGGTCCGGGACGTCGAGCGCCCGGGTCAACGAGGCGGTCGCCGAGGCGATCCGGTCGTCGTCCATCACCTGGACGAACGACTTCCAGTTGGCGCCGAAGCCGAACCGCTGCCCGGCGGCGACTTCGCTCCTGCTATCGAGCATGGTTTTCCTCCCTGTTCGGGTGCGGACGCGGGGCTGGGCCGTCGGCGGCCGTGTGACGTCGGTCGGCGAGCAGACAGCCGAGGCAGATCCAGAACCCGACGATGGCGACCGGACAGACGAGCACGTTGGCGAACGCCAGGGTCACCGCTCCGGCCGCCACGGCGGCGCGCAGTGGGGTGAGCAGCGCGTTGCCGCGAACGACGAGTCCGGCGATCACGAGGGTGACCAGGAGCAGCGCCGCCGGAATGCCGGCCTCCGCCGCCAGGCCGAGGTAATCGTTGTGGGTCTTGAGGAATCGGCCCACCTCGGGATAGTTCAGGGCGTAGTAGGGGAACATGCGGTAGCCGATGCCGTTGAACGGATGTTCGGCAATGGCGTTGATCGTCGCGCTCAGCACGCCGGCCCGGCCGGAGTCGTCGGTGAGCTGCGACATCGGGCGTTCGTCGAAGACCACCGTCCAGATGGGTTTCCGGAACACGTAGACGACGGCGGCCAGGAGTCCGCTGAGCGCTATCCCGATCATCTGCTGGCGCACCGGACGGTTCGAGATCAGGGCGACCAGCACGCCGGCCGCCGCCGCCAGGATTCCGGCCCTGGACTGGGTCTGCTGCACCGCCACGAGGGCGACCACCGCCGGAGCGAGATAGGCCAGCCGGCGGGGCTGGCGCGCGAGAGCGACGCTCGCACCCACCGACGGGGCCGCCACCGCGGCCAGATAGTTGGAGTTGATACCGAGGGCCTCCAGCCGACCACCGTTGTAGTGCCCCCTGAGCAGTGCGTAGGCGCCGACGATGCCGCCGGTCAGCGCCACCAGCCGGGCGACGTCGGCCGGGTTCGGCGGCCACACGGTGACCGCGGCCAGCAGGAACAGGCCGCCGACGATCACGATCAGGTGGCTGAGCCCGGAGAACCTGCCGGGCAGGTCCGGTGCCCAGGCGTTGTCCCGGGTCATCGTGCTGAGCAGGAGAAGTCCGGTGAGTGCGGCGGCGCAGAACGCGGGCCAACCCGGCCGGAGCGGGCGGGCCCGTCTGACCTGTGACCGCAGGGTCGGCACCAGCAGCAGACCGACGGCGAGGCTGACCAGCAGGACCCCTCGTAGGTCGTCGGCCACGGACGCGAGGTGGGCCACGCTGAGCGGTAGCACGGA is from Micromonospora sp. WMMD1102 and encodes:
- the asnB gene encoding asparagine synthase (glutamine-hydrolyzing) — protein: MCGIAGVVSTGRPDPALVHRMCDVITHRGPDGAGMHADDRCAMGMRRLAVIDVAGGDQPVRNEDGTVVAVFNGEIYNFAALRAELIRRGHRLRGDGDSECLVHLYEEHGDDLVHRLRGMFAFAIWDTRRRRLLLGRDRVGKKPLYWRSDGSTLSFGSEAKSLLQDPGLDRRLDLVALHHYLSYQYVPAPWTIYQGIRKLPPGHLLTWEEGAVEVRGYWRLDCTPHEVPDETEAAEQLRERLLDAVRVRMVSERPLGAFLSGGVDSSAVVAAMARCSTEPVKTFSIGFDEARYDEREHARLVARRYGTDHHELVVSSSSLDLLPTLTDHFDEPFADSSAIPSFYVARLSREHVTVVLNGDGGDECFGGYRRYALMRALARVPDWAAPRALHRVGGGLVAQTRAGSRPRAVGRILQLLGQPMLDRYASLISVFPPAQQFDLYTAELRAHLAGVDSWALLGEAYAASRAADPLGRLIDADVHTYLPGALLPKVDISTMANSLEARSPLLDHHLMEWAAHLPTRFKLRGGTTKYLLKRAVAPWLPAEIIDRPKMGFAVPLGRWFRGELRDLAWSLLTDQTARSRGLFRPEAVTALLVRHDRGDDESHRIWALVQFELWHRNWLDRAGAPSTAVPTYRDLLARQS
- a CDS encoding polysaccharide biosynthesis C-terminal domain-containing protein, translating into MGQATWNAVARVLVLGLNAASGVLVARALLPEGRGVTALVIATATTTIALGYLSVEQSHVRLWAGRRDEILANSVLLGPTVGVLAALGSALLLWAGTWFGITVASPELLAMALASVPAGITALYLNGALTLDAQIALVTRSMLYVAVLQFGATALLAAAGWLTPGWVVAIWSASSASALLVLLARERPRLRFWNPGLARRAISLGLRFHPGSAALNLTLRLDVFILGALTSSAAVGLYALAVTVGGFARIPAEAVRGVFLSRQAEGELGDAVEATTRATRISTLLAAISVGGLCATAPVLIPLAYGVAFADSVRAMYALGPGLFLMHAGRQIGAYLIRCDRPLVVSAFPTAALGVNIVLNLVLIPRWGIVGCALAASVSYAVLTLAQVVRFCRMTGVRWRRLLPAAAEIAMLRQLLPGATGPGRMLRTGGLGRAARRRARGSAATAPPEHELVAAQVSATGAELDQLEAPVPEEPEDLLRPGHLERVPADPVDQVVASGHAPADRSGRELPGHDQLEELPERNSPV
- a CDS encoding O-antigen ligase family protein; protein product: MSLAAGCLAGALAVAHPVTSALAVLAAAAVPIVLGRPDLLILSVLPLSVAHLASVADDLRGVLLVSLAVGLLLVPTLRSQVRRARPLRPGWPAFCAAALTGLLLLSTMTRDNAWAPDLPGRFSGLSHLIVIVGGLFLLAAVTVWPPNPADVARLVALTGGIVGAYALLRGHYNGGRLEALGINSNYLAAVAAPSVGASVALARQPRRLAYLAPAVVALVAVQQTQSRAGILAAAAGVLVALISNRPVRQQMIGIALSGLLAAVVYVFRKPIWTVVFDERPMSQLTDDSGRAGVLSATINAIAEHPFNGIGYRMFPYYALNYPEVGRFLKTHNDYLGLAAEAGIPAALLLVTLVIAGLVVRGNALLTPLRAAVAAGAVTLAFANVLVCPVAIVGFWICLGCLLADRRHTAADGPAPRPHPNREENHAR